The segment TCAACGGATGCTGCTTGCCCGATAGACCTCGTCAACAAGTAACTCGGCGCCAAGAGTATCGACGGCGACTTGCCGGCCGGCTACTGCGACTCTCATCGTCCATTCATTACTGCCGGCCCGGCTATGTACGGTGATACGGCGCTCGCGGTGGGAAACGACGATGTACTCGCGTAGTGTGGGGATCGTCTTATAGGCTTCGAGTTTTACCGTCTTGTCGTATTCCTCGGAAGAATCGCTGGTGACTTCGAGCAGTACAGAAGGGTTCAGCGCGGTGTCCTTGGGGCCAGGTGTA is part of the Terriglobia bacterium genome and harbors:
- a CDS encoding Uma2 family endonuclease, yielding MARPLHRYTYSDYVAVEQDSPTRHEFLDGEIYAMGGGTEEHSALAAEVLRILGNARGDKPGRVHTSDLRIYVEAIGLATFPDGSVICGAIKHHTPGPKDTALNPSVLLEVTSDSSEEYDKTVKLEAYKTIPTLREYIVVSHRERRITVHSRAGSNEWTMRVAVAGRQVAVDTLGAELLVDEVYRASSIR